CGGTGGATTGGGCAAATGAACTGGAGTCTGTTGCTGCCAAGGTAACCATTGTACATCGCAGGAACGAGTTTGGCGGTCATGAACGCAATGTTAATCGCATGCGGCAGTCTTCAGTGAATATTAGGACGCCATATGTTGTTGAGAAGCTTCACAGCAAGGATGGTTCATTAATCGATCAAGTAAGCATCACCCATCTAGAGAGCGGAGAAACTGAGGTCTTAGATGCGGATGATGTGATTGTAAATCACGGCATGAAAAGCGATTTTGGTCCCATACGTAATTGGGGACTGGATATGGGAGAATGGACGGTCAACGTGAACGGTAAAATGGAGACGAACATTCCAGGGGTGTTTGCAGCAGGCGACTTTATTGACTATGACAGTAAAGTCCGCTTAATTGCCGGAGCCTTTAACGATGCAGTGTTGGCTGTGAATAGTGCCAAGTTATTCATAGAGCCGGAGGCGGAGAAAGTTGCTTATGTATCTTCGCACAACAGTAGGTTTAAGGAGAAGAACCTGGCACTGGGCGTTATTGAAGAGGACAACCACTAATCGTGGATGACGTGGGTGACTCTTCACCGAATCAATCGACCTAATCTAATACAAAACAGAGACCCTAAGGGGTCTCTGTTTTTTTGTGTGCCAACTTTATTGGTAGGTAAAAAAATATATCATAAAAGAGAGTGGTTTTAGTATAATATTCCGCAGGAAATATGCCGATATTAGGCGAGAATACGATCTTGAAGAGTAGATTCTTTGATTGTATTTACATCAGGATATGACAAGGAGAGGGCCAATGTGGGAGTTCGTTTGAAAGAGGGTTTGAGAAAATTAGATTCATTGAAAGTAAAGCTGACAGCCATTTTTCTTGTGTTAGCCATTATTCCACTAGCAATTGTGACCTTCATCTTGTTATCGCAATTTAGTTCTACTTTAGAATCGCAGACTAACGGTGAACGTGAGCGTATGGCTACTTTTGAGGCAAAGTCTATTGACGATTGGTTGACAGAACAAATTGCAACGGTTGAAAAAATGCTACAAGAGAATCCTGAAATGAGCAAAGGTAATCTCTCTTATATCATGCCTCAATTGAAGGTTATGACACAGAGTGCGCCTAACATTGACGTTATTTCATATGTCGATAAGAACGGATATGTGACGAGTACCCAAGGGGAAGAAGTCGATGGATCGAAGTTCGAGAATATTATAGCTGTACAAGAGAGTAAAAAATTAGTGATCTCTAATATCGTTCAGGACGATGTTACGAAGAAATATAAGATTTACTTTGATGTCCCCATTTTAAATGAACAAGGTGAATTTGTAGGGGCCATCCAACCGGAGATAGATGCAAGTAAATTAATGAATCTAATAAGTGGAATCAAAACAGGTGAGAAGAGTTATGGCTTTCTATTATCTAATGACGGCACCTATCTAGCCCATCCTGACAGTAACAAGATTGGGAGAAGTTATCAGGATAAGGAGCTATCCGCCCCTGAAAAGATAGAAGCTTTCCAAAAAAGTGTGTTTCAGCATAATGGTGGTAGTTTAGCGTACCCGGAAAAGGGTGAGTGGAAAGAAGCCGCCTTCTATACGATAGAAACGACGGGCTGGAAGTTACTTGTGACAGCTCCCCAAGATGAAGTGCACCATACGGTAGATAAAATGAGAGAGAATGCCTTCATCATTATATTCATCTCACTTATTTGCGTAGCTATCCTAGCTGTATTCATGTCATTGATTACCCTACGTCCTCTGCTGCAGATTTCGAATGTGATGCGGAAAGTAACAACAGGGGATCTAACCCAGCATTTGAAGGTAAAAGGGCAAGATGAAATGGAACAGCTCAAACAGGATATCAATAATATGTTGGCATCCTTTGCACTTATGGTTCGTAAAATATCGGAAACGACAGAGCAAGTAGCTGCTTCATCTGAACAATTGACGGCGATTGCACAAGAATCAACACAAACTGCGGAGCAGATCTCCCAGTCGGTTCATTTTGTTGTACAAGGCTCGGATATGCAGGTTGAGGCATTGGGCCAAACGAACCTCGCGATGGAGGAAATGTCGACAGGAATTCAGAAAATTGCTAGTTCGGCTGCGGTTGTTTCAGAATCGGCTTTTGTAGCTGTAGAGGAAGTTGATCGTGGTAATCAGGATATTCAAAGAGCTGTTCTTCAAATGGATCAAGTCGCAAAGTCGGTTGAGGACACAGCTGGAACGATTCGCTTACTGGAAGAGAAGTCACATGCCATTAACAAAACAGTTCAGCTCATATCCGTTGTTGCTAATCAAACGAATTTATTGTCGCTGAATGCTTCTATTGAAGCGGCAAGAGCTGGTGAACATGGCCGGGGCTTTGCGGTAGTGGCAGGGGAAGTGAAGAAATTAGCGGAGCAAACGGGGCGTGCAACGGGTGAGATTTCCAGCGTAATTAATGAAATTTTGCAAGCGATCGACAAAGCCTCAAGCTCTATGAATAATGGCATTGCTGAAGTTGCTACAGGAGTACAGCAGGTGGAAAGAGTGGGAGAAGCATTTGATAGAATTACTGATTCCATTCAACATGTAAATGAGCAGATTCAAGAGGTTTCTGCCGCTTCGGAACAAATATCTGCCGGAACAGAAGAAGTGACTGCTTCTATGCAAGAGGTTCTAGGTATTGTGAAAGAAGCTGCAACACAATTAAATACGGTATCCCAATCGGTTACCGATCAATATCGTTCTATGGAAGAGATATCGAACTCATCTGAGTCACTTAGTCAAATGGCGGGGGAACTTCAAGAAATGGTAGGCAAGTTTAAGGTGTAATTGGTCGAAATAAATATTGAATGAACATGGAGAAGACCTGCGATGCTTAGCAGGTCTTCTCTTATTTATGGATTGGAAAGCGAATGCTGCATGAATTGGAATGGGAAATGGATTCTGTTATAACTTCGGGCATCTTCTGGCCCCTACTATGAGCGGAATGTAGTGGAATCTCTTTGAGAAATAGTACAGTAAGAAGTGTATAACCTATTGGTTGGTTATTTATGTAAATTAATTTATTTTGTATGTACTGTTTCCCTTATAGAAACAGGCGGAGTAGTCGAGATTTATCTGTGCATAATGTGAACATTCTGTTAAAATATTTTTGTATATTTATGTAAGCACTCAGAATAGGGAGGAGGTTAATCGCATCGATATTATTGGGTTAGACGGCATGTCAAAGGAATCGCTAGAAATGGAATTGCAGCAAGGAGGGAAATTCGTAACTTATACGTTTTGTATTTCTATCATCTTCATGACTTTTCGTAGAAGTTCAAGTATTTACTACATAAAACCGTATATGGGCTCAGTAGGTAAAGGGTTAAAATTCACACTACTAAGCCTACTATTCGGTTGGTGGGGGATTCCCTGGGGCCCCATTTATACGGTAGGTGCACTTATTACTAATTTGCGCGGCGGTCGAGATGTTACTCAGGAGGTTTCTTATTCGTTGACTGGACAAAGAGTCGTACATACTAACGTGTAAATTTTATATGTATAACATAAGAAGAATTATCTATACAGCATATCCTCTTAGAGCACTTGAGAATGAACATTCTGATTTGTTTCTTAGGGGGTATTTTTTATTTTACAGTGGATGTATTACGGTAATGGCATGATTCATTCCAGCACTCAATAATCGAGCAAAAATATGAGGGGCATGATTATATGGTCAACTTGTTGAATAGTATGGAACAAGGGTGTAGTTTTCTACCATTAAGGGGGGATACGCTTGGAACAACGTAAATGGATCAATTCACCGTACACGTTTGCATTAGGAATGTTCGCAATGATGGTTCCCAGTCAGGCATTCAGTTCATTTTATAGCTATTTTTATGTGGAGAAGTTAGGTCTTGGGATTGGACTTGCTACACTGGCCCGGACCATCTTCCTCATCTGGGATGCGGTGAATAATCCGTTATTCGGGTACTGGTCGGATCGAACGAATACCCGCTTTGGACGCCGTAGGCCTTGGGTATTTGGGTCAATTCCGCTATTTATGCTAACTTTCATACTTGTATTTTCACCTCCAGGGGGTTTATCGGAAAATGGACTATTCACCTGGTTTCTAGTAACACTTGTTCTATATGAGGCGGTTGCAACCGTCCTATGGGTGAACTACGGCGCTTTATTCCCAGAACTCTTCCGTGGGGATCGTATCCGTGCCAAAGCCTCTGCAATTCAACAGGGCTACCAGGTTGTAGCTCTACTTATTGCAACCGTAGTGGCTCCTATTATTTACACCGCACTGGGCTTTTCCAATATGGCCATTGTGTTTGCATGTGTCTTTGGTATATTTATGTTCATTTGTATGATGAGCGTCAAAGAGAAAAGAGAACCTGAAGCTGGCGAGCCGCTTAAGCTGGTTGCAGCCTTCAAGGAGACATTGAAGAATAAAAAATTCTGGGTGTTCAACTTCTCGAATTCATTTGCCCAGACCGTGAATGGACTTGTTAGCTCAATCATGCCTTTTTACGCCAAATATGTCCTACGTATCTCAGAAGCACAGGTATCCATCATGTTGGCGGCTGTCTTCATTTCGGTCATTCCATTAGTGTTCGTATGGTACTGGATCATTCGCAAAATGGATGGGGTCAAAGCATGGCGATTGTCTCTTATCGTGTACGGCTTAGCTGTAATTCCGTTCTGGTTTAGTAGTAATCTGGTCAGCGGTATTGTAGCAGGCATTGTTTTTGGCTTTGGATTGGCAGGGTTCTTTGTTACTCCAGCAATCGTAGGCGGACGGATTATAGATGAGGACGCAGACAAAACAGGGTTAAGAAGAGAGGGTATTTATACTGCCGTCAGCGGATTTATTACACGTTCAAGTGGACTTATCTCGGCGCTTGCCTTCTTCGTTGTAGGCATGATATTCGGTTATGAAAGCGGAGATAACCCGGGTCCAGACCCAGCATCGACGTTTCGGTATTTAATGAGTATTGTACCCTTATGTTTATTAGCAATAGCTGTATTTATTTCTTATACGGTCAAGTTTGATTTCTTGGCTAATAAGCGAGGTGACCATGATCATGAGCAAAAAATTAATCATCAACTGTGATGATTTTGGGCAAAGCCCCGCTATGAATCAGGCGATCATGCATATACTCGAAGAGGGTAAAGCATCGTCTGCGACGATCATGGCGGTGGCTCCAGGTTTTGAAGAGGCTGCGGCTTGGAGTGCTCGTAGGCGTAAGCAAAATGTGGGGCTTCATTTAACGATGACAAGTGAGTTTGAGGCCTTGAGGTGGAGTAGCTTAACGGGTCATTCTTCACTGCATGATGAGAGTGGCCATCAATATAAGACGGTGAAGGAATTCGAACAGGGGGCGGAAAGTCGAGCAGTTCAGAAAGAGATGAACGCACAATATGAGCGAGCGAAGAAAGCGGGTATTACGATTAGTCATGTCGATAACCATATGGGAAGCCTATATGGGATAGAGACAGGACGTAGCTTCCTTCCGCAGATGTTCAGGAAAGTATCACGCTGGAGATTACCCGCGAGATTCTTCCGTAACATCTATGCTGAGGATCCACTTCTGGGCTCGTTGAGTAATATTGAACGTCCAGTAGCACTTGCTTCCGCCCTCGCAGATACGTTTGGAGTGCCGATTCCAGACTACCTGTTGTCGCATCCCTTTGGCTTACAAGAAGGGGAGACCTATGATAGCTTCAAACAGTCGATTATCGACAAGCTTTATAGACTCCCTGATGGTGTATGTGAAACCTATATTCATCCGGGGATTGAAGATCCGTGGATGTTAGAGAATATACCGCATTGGGAGAAGCGGGTATGGGAGTCCCGCTTGCCCTTTGACGACGATTTTTCCTATGCAATACGTGATGCTGATGTTGAATTAGTTGACTACCGGTATGTGCAGGAGCATCTAAGACGTCCGCGTGTAAGATCAGCATTCAAGTTGCTTAGGGAGCTGATAAGGTGATTATCTATAAAATGAAAAAACGGACACCTTCGGAATGTCCGTTTTTTTCATGGAGATACCTAGAACCTCCAGTTTGATTTATAAATATCCAAACGCGATAGCTTTTGCATATAGACCGAGGGTGTATGCATCATTAATCTCATGATTTAGGATCATTTTATTGAAATCTTCTTTTGTTATGAATAGTGTTGTATCAATTGCTCCACCATCTGAGTGATTCTCATTTGACGAATTCCAGATAATATTGTGAGCAAAGTATTGATGAACTTGCGAATTCATTATGGAATTTTCCGGGTGAGTACTTCCCATGTAAATGAAATCCGCCGCTGAAACGTTAATTTCTTCTTTTAGCTCCCGCATTGCTGCCTGTGCGGGGCTTTCAGCTTTATTCATAAATCCTCGAGGAACCTCAATAGAAAATGATCGTATAGCATGTCGAAATGATCTGATCAATACAATTTGTCCATCAGAATTTATAGGTAATATTGCAACCCCTTCTGAACGAGGTTCAATCCTTGTATATTCCCCTTTTTGTTCATTTGGGAAAATAACCTTGTCCTGATAAAAATCAAAATAGGGCGTACCATACTTTTTCTCCGTGCTTTGTATTTCAATCTCACCATTCGAGATGTCACCATTATAGAATTCCATTAGATCATCCTCCTAATCTTGATGATGAAAGGCCAAGAGTTTCTTTAATAGTACCCGATCTATTATTGTTTAATATTTCAATACCTGCTGCAGATTGAATATTTGATAAAGATTCAAGATACTTTTCTTTAGATGAAATGCTCTTCTCAAAAAGGTTATCTGCCATTGATAATCCAGATCCAATATAGTTTACTCCTGGAATAGGAAGAAAGCTAATTATTGTATTGGTTAGTTTAAGCCCGGTTGATGTATATTTTAATATTTTCAATTGTTTTTTTCGCTTATTTAATTGTTGAAATTTCTCTCTATTTACCATAAGTCCTAGAGTTTTTAATACTTCTTTATTGAATTGATCAAGTCTAATAATAAAATCATTTTCATGTTCAGAGGATTTCTTTTCTTCATTGTTTAAAAGTTTATTCCAAGCTGCTATAAAATTCTTATGCTCAGGAAGAGATCGAATTTGAGCGATTTCTTCATAATTCAACATGGATAATACTTCTTTGT
This portion of the Paenibacillus segetis genome encodes:
- a CDS encoding MFS transporter codes for the protein MFAMMVPSQAFSSFYSYFYVEKLGLGIGLATLARTIFLIWDAVNNPLFGYWSDRTNTRFGRRRPWVFGSIPLFMLTFILVFSPPGGLSENGLFTWFLVTLVLYEAVATVLWVNYGALFPELFRGDRIRAKASAIQQGYQVVALLIATVVAPIIYTALGFSNMAIVFACVFGIFMFICMMSVKEKREPEAGEPLKLVAAFKETLKNKKFWVFNFSNSFAQTVNGLVSSIMPFYAKYVLRISEAQVSIMLAAVFISVIPLVFVWYWIIRKMDGVKAWRLSLIVYGLAVIPFWFSSNLVSGIVAGIVFGFGLAGFFVTPAIVGGRIIDEDADKTGLRREGIYTAVSGFITRSSGLISALAFFVVGMIFGYESGDNPGPDPASTFRYLMSIVPLCLLAIAVFISYTVKFDFLANKRGDHDHEQKINHQL
- a CDS encoding polysaccharide deacetylase family protein; translated protein: MSKKLIINCDDFGQSPAMNQAIMHILEEGKASSATIMAVAPGFEEAAAWSARRRKQNVGLHLTMTSEFEALRWSSLTGHSSLHDESGHQYKTVKEFEQGAESRAVQKEMNAQYERAKKAGITISHVDNHMGSLYGIETGRSFLPQMFRKVSRWRLPARFFRNIYAEDPLLGSLSNIERPVALASALADTFGVPIPDYLLSHPFGLQEGETYDSFKQSIIDKLYRLPDGVCETYIHPGIEDPWMLENIPHWEKRVWESRLPFDDDFSYAIRDADVELVDYRYVQEHLRRPRVRSAFKLLRELIR
- a CDS encoding methyl-accepting chemotaxis protein, whose protein sequence is MRKLDSLKVKLTAIFLVLAIIPLAIVTFILLSQFSSTLESQTNGERERMATFEAKSIDDWLTEQIATVEKMLQENPEMSKGNLSYIMPQLKVMTQSAPNIDVISYVDKNGYVTSTQGEEVDGSKFENIIAVQESKKLVISNIVQDDVTKKYKIYFDVPILNEQGEFVGAIQPEIDASKLMNLISGIKTGEKSYGFLLSNDGTYLAHPDSNKIGRSYQDKELSAPEKIEAFQKSVFQHNGGSLAYPEKGEWKEAAFYTIETTGWKLLVTAPQDEVHHTVDKMRENAFIIIFISLICVAILAVFMSLITLRPLLQISNVMRKVTTGDLTQHLKVKGQDEMEQLKQDINNMLASFALMVRKISETTEQVAASSEQLTAIAQESTQTAEQISQSVHFVVQGSDMQVEALGQTNLAMEEMSTGIQKIASSAAVVSESAFVAVEEVDRGNQDIQRAVLQMDQVAKSVEDTAGTIRLLEEKSHAINKTVQLISVVANQTNLLSLNASIEAARAGEHGRGFAVVAGEVKKLAEQTGRATGEISSVINEILQAIDKASSSMNNGIAEVATGVQQVERVGEAFDRITDSIQHVNEQIQEVSAASEQISAGTEEVTASMQEVLGIVKEAATQLNTVSQSVTDQYRSMEEISNSSESLSQMAGELQEMVGKFKV
- a CDS encoding NAD(P)/FAD-dependent oxidoreductase, encoding MERPLELYDVTIIGGGPAGMYAAFYSGMRDLKTKLIDANQELGGRMLLYPEKMIWDVGGVTPTLCGTLIKQLAQQAQTFEPTIVLGEQVSELQRQEDGTFILLSNSGHRHWTQTVIMAIGYGIRKMAKLEIEGADRYEVTNLHYTVQELDMFRGKHIVISGGGDSAVDWANELESVAAKVTIVHRRNEFGGHERNVNRMRQSSVNIRTPYVVEKLHSKDGSLIDQVSITHLESGETEVLDADDVIVNHGMKSDFGPIRNWGLDMGEWTVNVNGKMETNIPGVFAAGDFIDYDSKVRLIAGAFNDAVLAVNSAKLFIEPEAEKVAYVSSHNSRFKEKNLALGVIEEDNH
- a CDS encoding NUDIX hydrolase; translation: MEFYNGDISNGEIEIQSTEKKYGTPYFDFYQDKVIFPNEQKGEYTRIEPRSEGVAILPINSDGQIVLIRSFRHAIRSFSIEVPRGFMNKAESPAQAAMRELKEEINVSAADFIYMGSTHPENSIMNSQVHQYFAHNIIWNSSNENHSDGGAIDTTLFITKEDFNKMILNHEINDAYTLGLYAKAIAFGYL